A single window of Mycolicibacterium madagascariense DNA harbors:
- a CDS encoding DUF3117 domain-containing protein — MAAMKPRTGDGPLEATKEGRGIVMRVPLEGGGRLVVELTPDEAAALGDELKNVTA, encoded by the coding sequence ATGGCGGCGATGAAGCCCCGGACCGGAGACGGTCCTCTGGAAGCAACCAAGGAGGGGCGGGGCATCGTGATGCGAGTACCACTGGAGGGCGGTGGGCGCCTCGTCGTCGAACTCACCCCCGACGAAGCCGCCGCACTCGGCGACGAACTGAAGAACGTCACGGCCTGA
- the glgA gene encoding glycogen synthase produces MRVAMMTREYPPEVYGGAGVHVTELVAQLQHMCDVNVHCMGKPRPDQPDVHVAAPDPALDGANPALTTLSADLVMVNAAAGATVAHSHTWYAGLAGHLAALLYGIPHVLTAHSLEPMRPWKAEQLGGGYRVSSWVERTAVEAADAVIAVSSGMREDVLATYPALDPDRVHVVRNGIDTEKWYPVASGAGGETLARIGVDPSRPIVAFVGRITRQKGVAHLVAAAHQFAPEVQLVLCAGAPDTPEIAAEVGGAVEELAAARSGIFWVQEMLPGDQIREILSAATVFVCPSVYEPLGIVNLEAMACATAVVASDVGGIPEVVADGETGLLVHYDPADAAGFESRLAEAVNELVADPERADRYGRTGRQRCIDEFSWARIAEQTLEIYRLVSS; encoded by the coding sequence ATGCGAGTGGCGATGATGACGCGCGAATACCCACCTGAGGTCTACGGCGGAGCGGGGGTCCACGTCACCGAACTCGTCGCCCAGCTGCAGCACATGTGCGACGTCAACGTCCACTGCATGGGCAAGCCGCGGCCCGATCAACCCGACGTGCACGTCGCCGCACCCGATCCCGCCCTCGACGGCGCCAATCCGGCGCTGACGACGCTGTCCGCGGATCTGGTGATGGTCAATGCCGCCGCGGGCGCCACCGTCGCGCACTCGCACACCTGGTACGCCGGCCTGGCGGGTCACCTCGCCGCGCTGCTGTACGGCATTCCCCACGTGCTGACGGCGCATTCGCTGGAGCCGATGCGGCCGTGGAAGGCCGAACAGCTCGGCGGCGGCTACCGGGTGTCGTCGTGGGTCGAGCGCACCGCGGTCGAGGCGGCGGACGCCGTCATCGCCGTGAGCTCCGGCATGCGCGAGGACGTCCTGGCCACCTACCCCGCGCTGGACCCGGATCGAGTGCACGTGGTGCGCAACGGCATCGACACCGAGAAGTGGTATCCCGTCGCGTCGGGCGCGGGCGGTGAGACGTTGGCGCGCATCGGCGTCGACCCGTCGCGGCCCATCGTGGCCTTCGTCGGACGGATCACGCGGCAGAAGGGTGTCGCGCACCTGGTGGCGGCGGCGCATCAGTTCGCCCCGGAGGTGCAGCTCGTGCTGTGCGCAGGCGCCCCGGACACCCCGGAGATCGCGGCCGAGGTCGGTGGCGCCGTGGAGGAGCTGGCCGCCGCGCGCAGCGGCATCTTCTGGGTGCAGGAGATGCTGCCGGGTGATCAGATTCGCGAAATACTGTCAGCGGCAACGGTTTTCGTGTGCCCTTCGGTATACGAGCCGCTGGGCATCGTCAACCTCGAGGCGATGGCGTGTGCGACGGCGGTGGTCGCCTCCGACGTCGGCGGCATCCCCGAGGTCGTCGCCGACGGCGAGACCGGTCTGCTGGTCCACTACGACCCCGCCGATGCGGCGGGCTTCGAGAGCCGCCTGGCCGAGGCCGTCAACGAGCTGGTCGCCGATCCCGAGCGAGCCGATCGCTACGGCCGCACGGGCCGCCAGCGCTGCATCGACGAGTTCTCCTGGGCCCGGATCGCCGAGCAGACCCTGGAGATCTACCGACTGGTGTCCAGTTAG
- a CDS encoding TetR/AcrR family transcriptional regulator, translating into MRSADDLTTTARIRDAAIEQFGEHGFDVGLRVIAKAAGVSAALVIHHFGSKEGLRQACDDVVTESIRTAKSESLQSADPAAWFAQLAEIESFAPLMAYLVRSLQSGGDLSKSLWRTMIDDADRYLADGVAAGTIRPSPDPRARSRFLAMTGGGGFLLYLQMHDRPTDIRAVLHDYAQDMVLPALEVYTHGLLADPTMYEAFAAQQAAGIPIATTTQEDR; encoded by the coding sequence GTGCGTTCAGCCGACGACCTGACGACCACCGCCCGCATCCGCGACGCGGCGATCGAGCAGTTCGGCGAGCACGGGTTCGACGTCGGACTGCGGGTGATCGCCAAGGCCGCGGGCGTCAGCGCGGCGCTGGTGATCCACCACTTCGGCTCGAAGGAAGGCCTGCGCCAGGCGTGCGACGACGTCGTCACCGAGTCCATTCGCACCGCCAAGAGCGAGTCCCTGCAGTCGGCCGACCCCGCCGCGTGGTTCGCGCAACTGGCCGAGATCGAGTCGTTCGCGCCGCTGATGGCCTACCTGGTGCGCAGCCTGCAGTCCGGCGGCGACTTGTCGAAATCGTTGTGGCGCACCATGATCGACGATGCCGATCGCTACCTCGCCGACGGTGTGGCCGCAGGCACCATCAGGCCAAGCCCGGACCCTCGGGCGCGCTCGAGATTCCTGGCCATGACCGGCGGCGGCGGCTTTCTGCTCTACCTGCAGATGCACGACCGACCCACCGACATCCGCGCCGTGCTGCACGACTACGCCCAGGACATGGTCCTGCCCGCGCTCGAGGTCTACACGCACGGACTGCTCGCCGACCCGACCATGTACGAGGCCTTCGCGGCCCAGCAGGCCGCCGGCATCCCGATCGCCACCACGACGCAGGAGGACCGATGA
- a CDS encoding ABC transporter permease — MTVLDRPHPAHAAPRHGPNLSGTAVLLRLLARRDRIVAPLWVAVLSIPPGAVYVTSIAAVYPTQADRAAFAATIMASPAQRALYGVVGGDSLGATGIWKAGMLHVLLAVAVILTVVRHTRADEESGRTELVDSTAIGRYAGLTAALLFSCGASLATGLIAVLGLLSADVPAAGSLAFGLALAGTGLVFTGVAAVTAQLSPSARTARSIAFAMLATAFTLRAIGDAGSRATFLSWLSPLGWSLQVRPYTGDRFWVLLLHVASTVLLVVVAYRLLAHRDVGAGLLADRPGAPRAGRTLRGASTLAWRLHRGSLVLWTIGLSCYGLLIGSVAHGVGDEIGGAREVIARLGGSDRTEQAFLTVAFGLLGMVAAAFAISVALRLHQEEAGQRAETLLAGAVSRNRWLASHLACALGGPAFALLTAGVLAGLTYGASTGDVEGRLPVVVGMAAVQLPAVWLLAAVTVVLFGAAPRVTPAAWAVLVAFVALYLLGSLADSPHWLLDLEPFAHLPHVGLGDFRPAPLLWLSAIDGVLIILGAMAFRRRDLR; from the coding sequence GTGACCGTGCTGGACCGGCCGCACCCCGCCCACGCCGCGCCGCGCCACGGGCCGAACCTCTCGGGAACCGCTGTCCTGCTTCGCCTTCTGGCCCGTCGGGACCGCATCGTGGCGCCGCTGTGGGTGGCCGTGCTGTCGATCCCGCCGGGCGCGGTCTACGTGACGAGCATCGCGGCCGTCTATCCGACGCAGGCCGACCGGGCCGCCTTCGCCGCCACCATCATGGCCAGTCCCGCCCAGCGCGCGCTGTACGGCGTGGTCGGCGGTGACAGTCTTGGTGCCACGGGCATCTGGAAGGCGGGCATGCTGCACGTGCTGCTCGCCGTGGCGGTGATCCTGACCGTCGTCCGGCACACGCGTGCCGACGAGGAGTCCGGCCGCACCGAGCTCGTCGACTCGACGGCCATCGGTCGCTACGCCGGTCTCACTGCGGCGCTGCTGTTCTCGTGCGGGGCGTCGCTCGCGACCGGGCTGATCGCGGTGCTCGGCCTGCTGAGCGCCGACGTGCCCGCGGCGGGATCGCTCGCCTTTGGGCTGGCGCTGGCCGGGACGGGTCTGGTCTTCACCGGCGTCGCCGCGGTGACCGCCCAGCTCTCACCGAGCGCGCGCACCGCCCGCAGCATCGCATTCGCCATGCTGGCAACGGCTTTCACGCTGCGGGCGATCGGCGACGCCGGCTCGCGGGCTACCTTCCTGTCCTGGCTGTCGCCCCTGGGCTGGTCGCTTCAGGTGCGGCCGTACACCGGCGACCGGTTCTGGGTGCTGCTGCTGCACGTCGCGTCCACGGTGCTGCTCGTCGTCGTCGCCTACCGGTTGTTGGCGCACCGCGACGTCGGTGCGGGCCTGCTCGCCGACCGGCCGGGAGCGCCGCGGGCCGGCCGGACGCTGCGCGGTGCGTCGACCCTGGCGTGGCGACTGCACCGCGGCTCGCTGGTGCTGTGGACCATCGGACTGAGCTGCTACGGCCTGCTGATCGGAAGCGTCGCCCACGGCGTGGGCGACGAGATCGGCGGCGCCCGCGAGGTCATCGCCCGGCTCGGCGGCTCCGACCGCACGGAACAGGCGTTCCTCACCGTGGCCTTCGGCCTGCTCGGGATGGTGGCCGCGGCATTCGCCATCTCGGTGGCGCTGCGACTGCATCAGGAGGAGGCCGGCCAGCGCGCCGAGACCCTGCTGGCCGGCGCGGTCAGCCGAAACCGTTGGCTGGCAAGCCATCTGGCGTGCGCCCTGGGCGGTCCGGCGTTCGCGCTCCTGACAGCCGGGGTGCTCGCCGGGTTGACGTACGGCGCCTCGACGGGCGACGTCGAGGGCAGGCTCCCGGTCGTGGTGGGCATGGCCGCGGTGCAACTGCCCGCGGTCTGGCTGTTGGCAGCCGTGACCGTCGTCCTGTTCGGCGCGGCGCCGCGCGTCACGCCCGCGGCATGGGCCGTCCTCGTCGCGTTCGTCGCGCTGTATCTGCTGGGCTCGCTGGCTGATTCACCACACTGGCTGCTCGACCTCGAGCCCTTCGCCCACCTCCCCCACGTCGGCCTCGGCGACTTCCGGCCCGCGCCGCTGCTGTGGCTGTCGGCCATCGACGGCGTCCTGATCATCCTGGGCGCCATGGCATTTCGGCGCCGCGACCTCCGCTGA
- a CDS encoding ABC transporter ATP-binding protein — MSDAPAIDARGLTKRFGRTRALDGLDLVVQAGDVHGFLGPNGAGKSTTIRILLGLVRADGGHVTLLGGDPWHDAVALHRQIAYVPGDVTLWPSLTGGETIDLLARMRGGIDERRRAELVERFELDPSKKARTYSKGNRQKVSLVSAFASRARLLLLDEPSTGLDPLMENVFRQCVVEARAGGATVLLSSHVLAETEALCQRVTIIRAGTTIESGTLADMRHLSRTSITAEMIGAPIDLSRIAGVTDVRVDGRTLHANVDDASLAEVVKALGDAGVRSLVSRPPTLEDLFLRHYGVGASAGAVTS, encoded by the coding sequence ATGAGCGACGCACCTGCCATCGACGCCCGCGGCCTGACCAAGCGGTTCGGTCGCACGCGCGCACTCGACGGCCTCGACCTCGTCGTGCAGGCAGGCGACGTGCACGGCTTCCTCGGCCCGAATGGTGCGGGCAAGTCGACGACCATCCGCATCCTGCTCGGCCTGGTGCGTGCCGACGGCGGCCACGTCACGCTGCTGGGCGGCGACCCGTGGCACGACGCCGTCGCCCTGCACCGCCAGATCGCCTACGTGCCCGGCGACGTCACCCTGTGGCCGTCGCTGACCGGCGGTGAGACCATCGACCTACTGGCCCGCATGCGCGGCGGCATCGACGAACGCCGGCGCGCGGAACTCGTCGAGCGGTTCGAACTCGATCCGTCGAAGAAGGCCCGCACCTACTCCAAGGGCAACCGCCAGAAGGTCTCCCTCGTCTCGGCGTTCGCCTCCCGGGCCAGGCTGCTGCTGCTCGACGAGCCGAGCACCGGCCTAGACCCGTTGATGGAGAACGTCTTTCGGCAGTGCGTCGTCGAGGCCCGTGCCGGCGGCGCCACGGTCCTGCTGTCCAGTCACGTGCTCGCCGAGACCGAGGCGCTGTGCCAACGCGTCACGATCATCAGGGCGGGCACCACCATCGAGAGCGGCACGCTGGCCGACATGCGGCATTTGTCCCGCACGTCGATCACGGCCGAGATGATCGGTGCGCCAATTGATCTCAGCCGGATCGCCGGGGTCACCGACGTCCGCGTCGACGGTCGGACGCTGCACGCGAACGTGGACGACGCGAGCCTGGCCGAGGTCGTCAAGGCACTCGGCGACGCGGGCGTCCGCAGCCTCGTCAGCCGTCCCCCGACGCTCGAGGACCTGTTCCTACGCCACTACGGCGTCGGTGCGTCCGCCGGGGCGGTGACCTCGTGA
- the glgC gene encoding glucose-1-phosphate adenylyltransferase, translated as MKELPQVLGIVLAGGEGKRLYPLTADRAKPAVPFGGAYRLIDFVLSNLVNARYLKICVLTQYKSHSLDRHISQNWRLSGLAGEYITPVPAQQRLGPRWYTGSGDAILQSLNLIYDEDPDYVVVFGADHIYRMDPEQMLQFHIESGAGATVAGIRVPRAEATAFGCIDADDSGLIREFIEKPADPPGTPDDPEQTYASMGNYIFTTKVLVDAIKADAEDDHSDHDMGGDIIPRLVRDGMAAVYDFNDNEVPGSTERDHGYWRDVGTLDAFYDAHMDLVSVHPVFNLYNRRWPIRGEPENLAPAKFVNGGSAQESVVGAGSIVSAASVRNSVLSSNVVIDDGAIVEGSVLMPGVRIGRGAVVRHAILDKNVVVGPGEHVGVDLERDRERFAISAGGVVAVGKGIWI; from the coding sequence ATGAAGGAACTGCCACAAGTCCTGGGCATCGTCCTGGCCGGCGGTGAGGGCAAGCGGTTGTACCCGTTGACGGCGGACCGCGCCAAACCCGCGGTTCCCTTCGGTGGGGCCTATCGACTCATCGACTTCGTGCTGTCGAACCTGGTGAATGCGCGCTACCTGAAGATCTGCGTTCTCACCCAATACAAGTCGCATTCGCTGGACCGTCACATCTCCCAGAACTGGCGGCTTTCTGGGCTTGCTGGGGAGTACATCACCCCGGTGCCCGCGCAACAGCGGCTCGGGCCTCGCTGGTACACCGGATCCGGTGATGCGATCCTGCAGTCGCTCAACCTGATCTACGACGAAGATCCCGACTACGTCGTGGTGTTCGGCGCCGATCACATCTACCGCATGGATCCCGAGCAAATGCTCCAGTTCCACATCGAGAGCGGCGCCGGCGCGACGGTGGCGGGGATCCGCGTGCCGCGGGCCGAGGCCACGGCCTTCGGCTGCATCGACGCCGACGACTCGGGGCTGATCCGGGAGTTCATCGAGAAGCCGGCCGACCCCCCGGGCACGCCCGACGATCCCGAGCAGACCTACGCGTCGATGGGCAACTACATCTTCACGACCAAGGTGCTCGTCGACGCGATCAAGGCCGACGCCGAGGACGACCACTCCGACCACGACATGGGCGGCGACATCATTCCGCGGCTGGTGCGCGACGGGATGGCTGCGGTCTACGACTTCAACGACAACGAGGTCCCCGGCTCCACCGAGCGCGATCACGGCTACTGGCGCGACGTCGGGACACTCGACGCGTTCTACGACGCCCACATGGATCTGGTGTCCGTGCACCCGGTGTTCAACCTGTACAACCGGCGCTGGCCGATCCGCGGAGAACCGGAGAACCTCGCCCCCGCCAAGTTCGTCAACGGCGGCTCTGCCCAGGAGTCGGTCGTCGGAGCGGGCAGCATCGTCTCGGCGGCGTCCGTCCGCAATTCCGTGCTGTCGTCGAACGTCGTCATCGACGACGGTGCGATCGTCGAGGGCAGTGTGCTGATGCCCGGCGTGCGGATCGGCCGCGGCGCCGTGGTGCGCCACGCGATCCTCGACAAGAACGTCGTCGTCGGGCCGGGCGAACACGTCGGCGTGGACCTGGAGCGCGATCGCGAGCGGTTCGCCATCAGCGCCGGTGGCGTCGTCGCCGTCGGCAAGGGCATCTGGATCTAG